A single genomic interval of Mycolicibacterium holsaticum DSM 44478 = JCM 12374 harbors:
- the rsmH gene encoding 16S rRNA (cytosine(1402)-N(4))-methyltransferase RsmH produces MKLCTTSSDSMANRHRHPARASRPLPEPALAYFPNARSVLSDRDPGAAGTLLEETIGSGAYARGMAMAREPHGHVPVLLDRCVELLKPALTRQSPDGSGAVLVDATLGAGGHAERFLTEFPGLRLIGLDRDPDALWIAGERLAPFGDRVVLVRTRYDGLEGVLTQTGYWANKVDGILFDLGVSSMQLDRTERGFSYSTDAPLDMRMDPDAALTAAEVVNTYDEKALTRALREFGEERFASRIAAQIVRRRARQPFATTGDLVELLYQAIPAPARRTGGHPAKRTFQALRIVVNGELDSLRAALPAALTALAPGGRIVVMAYQSLEDRIVKNTFAAATASRTPPGLPVELPGHEPQFVAVTRGAERATPAEVEHNPRSAPVRLRALEKVG; encoded by the coding sequence ATGAAGCTCTGCACGACATCATCTGACTCGATGGCCAACCGGCACAGGCATCCAGCCCGTGCATCGCGGCCTCTGCCCGAACCGGCCCTGGCGTACTTCCCCAACGCCAGGTCCGTGCTCTCGGACAGGGACCCCGGTGCAGCGGGCACTCTGCTCGAAGAAACCATCGGCTCGGGGGCATATGCGAGAGGTATGGCGATGGCCCGGGAACCTCACGGACACGTGCCGGTCCTGCTCGACCGCTGCGTGGAACTGCTCAAGCCGGCGCTGACTCGGCAGAGCCCCGACGGCAGCGGCGCCGTACTGGTCGACGCGACGCTGGGCGCAGGCGGGCATGCGGAGCGGTTCCTGACCGAATTTCCCGGCCTGCGACTGATCGGGCTGGATCGCGACCCCGACGCGCTGTGGATCGCCGGGGAACGACTGGCACCGTTTGGTGACCGGGTGGTGCTGGTCCGCACCCGCTACGACGGCCTCGAAGGCGTGCTCACCCAAACCGGTTACTGGGCTAACAAAGTCGACGGCATCCTGTTCGACCTCGGGGTGTCTTCGATGCAACTCGACCGCACCGAGCGCGGATTCTCCTATTCCACCGACGCACCGCTGGACATGCGGATGGACCCGGACGCGGCGCTGACCGCCGCTGAGGTCGTCAACACCTACGACGAGAAGGCGCTGACGCGCGCGCTGCGCGAATTCGGCGAGGAGCGCTTCGCCAGCCGCATCGCCGCGCAGATCGTCCGCCGTCGCGCCCGCCAACCGTTCGCCACCACCGGTGATCTGGTCGAACTGCTGTACCAGGCGATCCCCGCGCCGGCCCGGCGCACCGGCGGCCATCCCGCCAAGCGCACCTTCCAGGCGCTGCGCATCGTCGTGAACGGCGAACTGGACTCGCTACGTGCGGCGCTGCCCGCAGCGCTGACCGCGTTGGCGCCGGGCGGGCGGATCGTGGTGATGGCCTACCAGTCCCTCGAGGACCGCATCGTCAAGAACACGTTCGCCGCCGCGACCGCCTCCCGCACACCTCCAGGTCTGCCCGTCGAGTTGCCCGGACACGAACCGCAGTTCGTCGCCGTGACCCGCGGCGCCGAACGCGCAACACCGGCGGAGGTCGAGCACAACCCGCGTAGCGCGCCCGTGCGGCTACGGGCACTGGAGAAGGTGGGGTGA